From Gemmatimonadota bacterium, a single genomic window includes:
- a CDS encoding TonB-dependent receptor, with protein sequence MSKRLLCCLGLLVALAISTGLAEAATTGKISGRVTEVTGEPLPGANVVIDIDGVKRAGITDEEGEYFIINIPPGTYDIESIMVGYTKSVRTGVIVNVDHTTTVSFEMQEEAIGLDEMIVVAERPPVEHDKTESKSVITAEEIESLPIVREMSDFVELQAGVTPDEEESVRGGNFWETAYMVDGVRVVNNDARAGFTRFQGVNTSAVQELTVLSGGMNAEYGNAGSVVSVVTKEGGQRYTGRGEYRITPPGQKHWGNNVYEAPVHRGRMQWGNPEWENLQAWYPGPDGILGHDNQTGEITDSQFATDDVQRKVHERQDYTGVWGGRGEAMLGGPIMRRIGFTLTSSMNRNPSAFPGPTAVSLPNNRTNFKLTYRPGNNVKFNYGSLFNHRSRYNAGVIRRIEQGSRKNMNSSGRNLFVPAEYSGAGKRRTRDFLNYVSLTHTLSARTFYEIRFSYSRTSEVNTELPFNTDQPYVEPGIGNDSGWFYIGRPVVNWTNSERDRYQLKVDYSSQVTKGHFIKTGIDFLFFDNWGFTRNKNDFRGLIERYYSQFNNPNIGVVPRQYAVYFQDKMEFEGIVVNVGLRGLRWSPNTEMPQSAYFIPFYKYHDPTKVENIPTYRPGSIHVLSPRVGVSHPITESSAMHFTFGKFEQIEQFWWIFSHSYRTEEEFLDVNQNGRIDESELYNTQDVVDAGQWGWPKIKPLITTSFEVGADWNFITDYTAGITAYYKQQVFRRSGGVYGMQSQGLQHNRSVQSSGQTNNRDTRGFELSVKKKFNYMTAFTIAYNVQWVENGNSGVRGSHYINPDRLATKNPSNFGNYAGYIDNDGNFLSHYWYEWTHDSNGDGDFLGEGVAGSGIVNGSDTGEEFPRPMDGITRFSRAQSFGSQARNHLELVEDAAGRNNWSLDPENSLLNWDGKGASTWLQRLNQSQEFRPANLNRTNFGTVTFMFSSPDRFGPRFVGFNPFENLRLNIVYRLFTGRRFFYSPPERGGEGFYNGPIHTRTDINFEKTFKFNRRASITAFFEAFNLFNQRDPHISYRVDNQLVEVGSEYVEWGVIYTPLPDNPEYIQYGDVGDYLRYQDSPREFHFGLRMRF encoded by the coding sequence ATGAGTAAGCGATTATTGTGTTGTCTGGGTCTGTTGGTCGCTCTGGCGATCAGCACCGGATTGGCAGAAGCGGCCACAACGGGTAAAATTAGTGGACGGGTTACTGAGGTTACAGGTGAGCCATTGCCCGGTGCCAATGTAGTGATCGATATCGATGGCGTGAAGCGCGCCGGGATCACCGATGAGGAGGGCGAATACTTCATCATCAATATCCCGCCTGGAACCTATGATATTGAATCCATTATGGTAGGATATACAAAGTCTGTTCGCACGGGTGTGATCGTCAATGTTGACCATACCACGACGGTGAGCTTCGAGATGCAGGAAGAAGCGATCGGATTGGACGAGATGATCGTCGTTGCAGAGCGTCCGCCAGTGGAGCACGACAAGACGGAGAGTAAATCCGTTATTACGGCAGAAGAGATTGAGTCGTTGCCGATCGTGCGCGAGATGTCGGACTTTGTGGAGTTGCAGGCGGGCGTGACCCCCGACGAAGAGGAAAGTGTTCGCGGTGGTAATTTCTGGGAGACGGCGTATATGGTCGATGGGGTGCGCGTGGTGAATAACGATGCGCGCGCCGGATTTACGCGGTTTCAAGGCGTGAACACGAGTGCCGTGCAAGAACTGACCGTGTTGAGCGGTGGGATGAATGCGGAGTATGGCAATGCGGGTTCTGTGGTTTCCGTGGTGACCAAAGAAGGTGGTCAGAGGTACACGGGCAGGGGTGAGTATCGCATTACGCCTCCCGGGCAAAAGCACTGGGGCAACAATGTGTATGAAGCTCCCGTGCATCGCGGCAGGATGCAGTGGGGCAATCCCGAGTGGGAGAACTTGCAAGCGTGGTATCCCGGTCCCGACGGTATTCTGGGGCACGACAATCAGACGGGAGAGATAACCGATTCTCAGTTTGCCACCGACGATGTTCAGCGCAAGGTTCACGAGCGCCAGGATTACACGGGCGTGTGGGGCGGTCGCGGCGAAGCAATGCTGGGCGGTCCGATTATGAGAAGAATTGGCTTCACGCTGACGTCTTCGATGAATCGCAATCCGTCGGCTTTTCCCGGCCCCACGGCGGTATCACTGCCTAACAACCGCACGAATTTCAAGCTGACGTATCGCCCGGGTAACAACGTCAAATTTAACTACGGTTCTCTGTTCAATCATCGTTCTCGGTATAACGCGGGCGTTATTCGGCGCATTGAACAGGGTTCGCGCAAGAATATGAACTCTTCTGGTCGCAACCTCTTCGTGCCTGCCGAATACTCGGGAGCGGGCAAGCGGCGTACGCGCGATTTTTTGAATTACGTCTCTTTGACGCATACGCTGTCGGCGCGCACCTTTTACGAAATTCGGTTCTCGTATTCCCGCACATCTGAGGTGAATACGGAACTGCCCTTCAATACAGATCAGCCCTATGTCGAGCCGGGTATTGGCAATGACTCTGGCTGGTTTTACATTGGTCGCCCGGTGGTGAACTGGACAAATTCAGAGCGCGACCGCTACCAGCTCAAGGTCGATTATTCGAGCCAGGTGACCAAAGGGCACTTCATCAAAACGGGTATTGACTTTTTGTTTTTCGACAACTGGGGTTTCACCCGCAACAAAAATGACTTCAGGGGTTTGATAGAGCGATATTACAGCCAGTTCAACAATCCCAATATCGGCGTGGTGCCGCGTCAATACGCCGTGTATTTCCAGGATAAAATGGAGTTTGAGGGGATTGTGGTGAATGTGGGCTTGCGCGGTTTGCGCTGGAGCCCGAATACCGAGATGCCGCAGTCAGCGTATTTTATCCCATTTTACAAATATCACGATCCGACAAAGGTGGAGAATATCCCAACCTATCGTCCAGGGTCCATTCATGTCTTGTCTCCGCGCGTGGGTGTGTCGCATCCGATTACGGAGAGCAGCGCGATGCACTTCACCTTTGGCAAGTTTGAACAGATCGAGCAGTTCTGGTGGATTTTCTCTCATAGCTATCGCACCGAAGAGGAATTTCTGGATGTGAACCAGAATGGTCGGATTGACGAGTCCGAGCTGTACAATACACAGGATGTCGTAGATGCCGGGCAATGGGGTTGGCCTAAGATCAAGCCGCTGATCACCACGAGTTTTGAAGTGGGGGCAGACTGGAACTTTATCACGGATTACACGGCGGGTATAACGGCGTATTACAAGCAGCAGGTCTTCCGCCGCAGCGGTGGCGTTTACGGGATGCAGTCTCAGGGTTTGCAGCACAACCGATCCGTGCAGTCATCGGGGCAGACGAATAACCGCGATACGCGCGGCTTTGAGTTGTCGGTTAAAAAGAAATTCAACTACATGACGGCGTTTACGATTGCCTACAATGTGCAGTGGGTTGAAAATGGCAACTCGGGCGTTCGCGGGTCGCACTATATCAATCCAGACAGGCTGGCGACCAAGAATCCGTCGAACTTTGGGAACTATGCCGGTTATATCGACAATGATGGCAACTTCCTGTCGCATTACTGGTATGAGTGGACACACGATTCCAATGGCGACGGTGATTTTCTTGGCGAAGGTGTTGCCGGTTCCGGTATTGTCAATGGCAGCGATACGGGCGAAGAGTTCCCGCGGCCCATGGATGGTATTACGCGCTTTTCGCGGGCACAGTCCTTTGGTAGCCAGGCGCGCAATCATCTCGAACTGGTCGAAGATGCTGCTGGGCGCAACAACTGGTCGCTGGATCCGGAAAACAGTCTGCTCAACTGGGATGGCAAAGGTGCCTCGACCTGGTTGCAGCGCCTCAACCAGTCTCAGGAGTTCCGGCCCGCCAACCTGAACCGAACCAATTTTGGCACGGTGACCTTTATGTTTTCCTCTCCCGACAGGTTTGGCCCGCGCTTTGTGGGCTTCAACCCGTTTGAAAATCTGCGCCTGAATATAGTGTATCGCCTGTTCACGGGTCGCAGGTTCTTCTATTCTCCGCCGGAAAGAGGCGGCGAAGGCTTCTACAATGGTCCCATTCACACGCGCACAGACATCAACTTTGAGAAGACATTTAAGTTCAACAGGCGCGCGAGCATAACGGCTTTCTTCGAAGCCTTTAATCTCTTCAACCAGAGAGATCCGCACATCAGCTATCGCGTGGATAATCAGCTGGTGGAAGTGGGGTCAGAATACGTGGAATGGGGTGTGATTTACACGCCATTGCCGGACAACCCCGAATATATTCAATATGGCGATGTGGGTGATTATCTGAGGTACCAGGATTCACCTCGCGAGTTCCACTTTGGTTTGAGAATGAGATTCTAA
- a CDS encoding adenosine kinase, which yields MRQYDVYGLGNALVDIQFQVDPSFFEAMEIDKGVMTLIDGDRQRALIDALGGKEMARSSGGSAANTMIALANCGGRGYYGCKVAEDADGAFYLRDLNTAGVACNLSHRGEGVTGKCLVMITEDADRTMNTFLGITSTFGVAQVEDAVIADSQYIYIEGYLVAADDGFEAAQAAQKVAQAHGTKVALTLSDPSIVAAFKDRMTALVDAGVDMLFCNEDEGRIFTDAEATEEAFDALRQRVGGLALTYGAEGARICDGGDVVHAPGFEVDAVDTNGAGDSFAGAYLFAVTRGYDAAQAARLATYVSSRVVAKYGPRFERKMSGAAINRILKMR from the coding sequence ATGCGTCAATACGATGTATATGGGCTGGGCAATGCACTGGTGGATATTCAGTTTCAAGTTGATCCGTCGTTTTTTGAGGCGATGGAGATTGACAAGGGTGTGATGACGCTGATTGACGGAGATCGCCAGCGCGCGTTGATCGATGCTTTGGGCGGGAAGGAGATGGCGCGTTCGTCGGGCGGTTCGGCGGCCAATACGATGATCGCGCTGGCCAATTGTGGTGGACGGGGCTATTACGGATGCAAGGTGGCTGAGGATGCAGATGGCGCGTTTTATCTTCGCGATCTCAATACTGCGGGGGTGGCGTGCAATCTCTCACATCGCGGGGAGGGGGTTACGGGCAAGTGTTTGGTGATGATTACGGAGGATGCAGATCGCACGATGAATACATTTTTGGGGATTACGAGTACGTTTGGTGTGGCGCAGGTTGAGGATGCTGTGATTGCCGACAGCCAGTATATTTATATCGAGGGTTATCTGGTTGCAGCAGATGATGGCTTTGAAGCGGCACAGGCGGCGCAAAAGGTGGCGCAGGCGCACGGTACAAAGGTCGCGCTTACCCTGAGCGATCCGTCTATTGTGGCTGCTTTTAAGGATAGGATGACGGCATTGGTAGATGCAGGCGTGGATATGCTGTTTTGCAATGAGGATGAGGGCAGGATATTTACGGATGCTGAGGCAACCGAAGAGGCTTTTGACGCGTTGCGCCAAAGAGTGGGCGGTTTGGCTCTGACGTATGGTGCAGAGGGTGCCCGGATTTGCGATGGCGGCGATGTGGTTCACGCGCCGGGTTTTGAGGTTGATGCTGTGGATACCAATGGTGCGGGCGATTCGTTTGCCGGGGCGTATTTGTTTGCCGTGACCCGGGGGTATGATGCGGCTCAGGCTGCGAGGCTCGCAACTTATGTGTCCTCGCGCGTTGTCGCCAAATACGGTCCGCGTTTTGAAAGGAAAATGAGTGGGGCAGCGATCAATCGGATTTTAAAAATGCGTTAA